The following proteins are encoded in a genomic region of Enterocloster clostridioformis:
- a CDS encoding histidinol-phosphatase HisJ family protein — translation MIYDCHLHTEFSGDSNTSISLQIEKAIELGMKEMCITDHHDYDSGFCDCDFILDIPAYLTALRMLRADYRDRIRINIGIELGLQEHLKEYLEHFVKRYGDSFDFIIGSSHFVKSMDPYDPEYWNRQGEVTGFEDFFEASLARVRDLCHTFDSFGHLDYAVRYAPHQNDFYDYRHLSRWIDPLLKILIENGKSLECNTGGFKYGLGQPNPCRKILMRYRELGGEMITIGSDAHTPEYVGYAFDTCRELLLDCGYKYFTVYHGRKPEFIPL, via the coding sequence ATGATATACGACTGCCATCTGCACACTGAATTTTCCGGTGACTCCAACACCTCCATCAGCCTGCAGATTGAGAAAGCCATAGAACTTGGCATGAAGGAGATGTGCATTACCGACCACCACGACTACGATTCCGGATTCTGCGACTGTGATTTTATCCTGGATATACCCGCCTATCTCACGGCCCTGCGCATGCTCCGGGCAGATTACAGGGACCGTATCCGCATCAACATTGGAATCGAGCTGGGGCTTCAGGAGCATCTTAAAGAATATTTGGAGCACTTTGTAAAGCGTTATGGGGATTCCTTTGATTTCATCATCGGATCCAGCCATTTTGTAAAGAGCATGGACCCATACGATCCGGAATACTGGAACAGGCAGGGCGAGGTGACCGGCTTTGAGGATTTCTTTGAAGCCTCCCTGGCGCGTGTCAGAGACCTGTGCCATACCTTTGATTCCTTTGGCCATCTGGATTACGCGGTGCGCTACGCTCCCCACCAGAACGACTTTTACGACTACCGGCATCTGAGCCGGTGGATTGACCCGCTCTTAAAGATTCTTATTGAAAACGGCAAATCTCTGGAGTGCAACACAGGCGGTTTTAAGTACGGCCTGGGCCAGCCCAATCCCTGCCGGAAGATTCTCATGCGCTACCGGGAGCTGGGCGGCGAGATGATAACCATTGGATCCGACGCCCATACCCCGGAATATGTGGGTTATGCCTTTGACACCTGCCGCGAACTGCTGCTGGACTGCGGTTATAAATATTTTACCGTGTACCATGGCAGAAAGCCGGAATTCATTCCTCTTTAG
- the gap gene encoding type I glyceraldehyde-3-phosphate dehydrogenase, with product MAVKVAINGFGRIGRLAFRQMFGAEGYDVVAINDLTDPKMLAHLLKYDTAQGGYAGVYGQGLHTVEAGEDSITVDGKKITIYKEPKAADLPWGEIGVDVVLECTGFYCSKDKAQAHIDAGAKKVVISAPAGNDLPTIVYSVNENVLTADDKIISAASCTTNCLAPMAKALNDYAPIQSGIMSTIHAYTGDQMILDGPHRKGDLRRARAGAANIVPNSTGAAKAIGLVIPELNGKLIGSAQRVPVPTGSTTILTAVVKKAGVTKEDINAAMKAAASESFGYNEDAIVSSDIIGMRFGSLFDATQTMVAQIADDLYEVQVVSWYDNENSYTSQMVRTIKYFAELG from the coding sequence ATGGCAGTAAAAGTAGCGATTAATGGATTTGGACGTATTGGACGTCTGGCTTTCCGTCAGATGTTCGGAGCAGAAGGTTACGATGTAGTAGCTATCAATGACTTAACCGATCCTAAGATGTTAGCTCATCTGTTAAAGTATGATACGGCACAGGGTGGATATGCCGGCGTTTACGGCCAGGGTCTGCACACTGTTGAGGCTGGAGAGGATTCCATTACTGTAGACGGCAAGAAGATTACCATCTACAAGGAGCCAAAGGCTGCTGATCTTCCATGGGGCGAAATCGGCGTAGACGTGGTTCTGGAGTGTACCGGATTCTACTGCTCTAAGGACAAAGCTCAGGCACACATCGATGCAGGCGCTAAGAAAGTTGTTATCTCTGCTCCGGCAGGCAATGACCTTCCTACTATTGTATACAGCGTTAACGAAAATGTACTGACAGCTGACGACAAGATTATCTCCGCAGCTTCCTGTACAACAAACTGCTTAGCTCCTATGGCTAAGGCACTGAATGATTACGCTCCTATCCAGAGCGGTATCATGTCCACCATCCACGCTTACACAGGCGATCAGATGATTCTGGACGGACCACACAGAAAAGGTGATTTAAGAAGAGCAAGAGCCGGCGCAGCTAACATCGTTCCTAACTCCACCGGTGCTGCTAAGGCTATCGGCCTGGTTATTCCAGAGCTGAACGGCAAGTTAATCGGTTCCGCACAGCGTGTACCTGTACCAACCGGTTCCACCACCATCTTAACAGCTGTTGTTAAGAAGGCCGGCGTTACAAAGGAAGACATCAACGCAGCTATGAAGGCAGCTGCCAGCGAGTCCTTTGGATACAACGAAGATGCCATCGTATCTTCCGACATTATCGGTATGAGATTTGGTTCTCTGTTCGACGCAACACAGACCATGGTAGCCCAGATTGCTGATGATCTGTACGAAGTACAGGTTGTTTCATGGTATGACAATGAGAACTCCTACACAAGCCAGATGGTAAGGACAATCAAGTACTTTGCTGAGTTAGGCTAA
- a CDS encoding phosphoglycerate kinase, producing the protein MLNKKTVDDLKDLQGKKVLVRCDFNVPLKEGVIQNYNRIDGAIPTIKKLLDQGAKVILCSHLGKPKGEPVPEMSLAPVAPALSERLGVEVKFVDDPKVTGPETRKVAAELKDGEVLLLQNTRYRGEETKFKDGDAASEAYAKELADLCDGIFVNDAFGTAHRAHCSNVGVTRFTKENVVGYLMEKEIKFLGQAVENPVRPFVAILGGAKVSDKINVINNLLDKVDTLIIGGGMAYTFAKAQGQEIGNSLCEADKLDYALEMIKKAEEKGVKLLLPVDHVEGKEFSNDTEHKVVDVIDAGWSGFDIGPKTIALYKEALQGAKTVVWNGPMGVFEFSNFAEGTLEVCRAVADLADATTVIGGGDSVNAVKRLGFADKMTHISTGGGASLEFLEGKELPGVVAADNKA; encoded by the coding sequence ATGTTAAACAAGAAAACAGTTGATGATTTAAAAGATTTACAGGGCAAAAAAGTACTGGTACGCTGCGATTTCAACGTTCCGTTAAAGGAAGGCGTTATCCAGAACTATAACCGTATTGACGGAGCCATCCCAACCATAAAGAAGCTTCTTGACCAGGGCGCTAAGGTTATCCTGTGCTCCCATTTAGGCAAGCCAAAGGGCGAGCCCGTTCCGGAGATGAGCCTTGCTCCTGTTGCTCCTGCTCTGAGCGAAAGACTGGGCGTAGAGGTTAAGTTTGTGGACGATCCAAAGGTAACAGGACCTGAGACCCGGAAGGTAGCCGCTGAGTTAAAGGACGGAGAGGTACTGCTCCTTCAGAATACCCGTTACAGGGGTGAGGAGACCAAATTCAAAGACGGCGATGCTGCAAGCGAAGCTTATGCAAAAGAACTGGCTGATCTGTGCGACGGCATTTTCGTAAATGATGCATTCGGTACTGCCCACAGGGCCCACTGCTCCAATGTTGGTGTTACCAGATTTACCAAGGAGAACGTGGTAGGCTACCTGATGGAGAAGGAAATCAAGTTCTTAGGGCAGGCAGTTGAGAATCCGGTTCGTCCATTCGTGGCCATCCTGGGCGGCGCCAAGGTTTCCGACAAGATTAATGTAATCAACAACCTGTTAGACAAGGTTGACACCCTGATTATCGGCGGCGGTATGGCTTATACCTTTGCAAAGGCACAGGGCCAGGAAATCGGCAACTCCTTATGCGAGGCAGATAAGCTGGATTACGCTCTGGAGATGATTAAGAAGGCAGAGGAAAAGGGCGTTAAGCTGCTTCTTCCTGTTGACCATGTGGAAGGAAAGGAATTCTCCAACGATACAGAGCATAAAGTAGTGGATGTGATCGATGCGGGCTGGTCAGGATTTGACATCGGACCTAAAACCATCGCGCTTTATAAGGAAGCATTACAGGGCGCCAAGACCGTTGTGTGGAACGGACCTATGGGCGTGTTTGAGTTCTCCAACTTCGCAGAAGGCACACTGGAAGTATGCCGCGCGGTTGCTGACTTGGCAGATGCCACCACTGTAATCGGCGGCGGCGACTCTGTCAACGCTGTGAAGAGACTGGGCTTTGCTGATAAGATGACCCACATCTCCACCGGCGGCGGCGCTTCCCTGGAATTCCTGGAGGGCAAGGAACTGCCAGGCGTGGTTGCAGCTGACAACAAAGCTTAA
- the tpiA gene encoding triose-phosphate isomerase translates to MSRKKIIAGNWKMNMTPSEAVALVNELKPLVVNEDVDVVFCVPAIDIIPAMEAAKGTNIYIGAENMYYEEKGAYTGEISPNMLVDAGVKYVIIGHSERREYFAETDETVNKKVLKAFEHGITPIVCCGETLTQREQGITIDWIRQQIKIAFLNVTADQAKTAVIAYEPIWAIGTGKVATTEQAEEVCAAIRGCIGEIYDEATAEAIRIQYGGSVSASSAPELFEQPDIDGGLVGGASLKPDFGKIVNYNK, encoded by the coding sequence ATGTCAAGAAAGAAAATTATAGCAGGCAACTGGAAGATGAACATGACTCCGTCAGAGGCAGTTGCCCTTGTAAACGAGTTAAAGCCATTGGTAGTGAATGAGGATGTGGACGTGGTATTCTGTGTGCCTGCCATTGACATCATTCCTGCTATGGAAGCAGCCAAGGGAACCAATATCTATATCGGAGCCGAGAATATGTACTATGAGGAGAAGGGCGCTTACACAGGCGAGATTTCCCCCAATATGCTGGTAGACGCCGGCGTTAAGTACGTAATCATCGGCCATTCCGAGAGACGCGAGTATTTCGCGGAGACAGATGAGACCGTGAACAAAAAGGTGTTAAAGGCCTTTGAACACGGCATCACACCGATTGTCTGCTGCGGGGAGACACTGACACAGAGGGAGCAGGGAATCACCATTGACTGGATTCGCCAGCAGATTAAGATTGCGTTCCTGAATGTGACAGCTGACCAGGCTAAGACTGCAGTTATTGCTTACGAGCCCATCTGGGCAATCGGCACTGGCAAGGTGGCTACCACAGAGCAGGCTGAGGAAGTTTGCGCAGCCATCCGTGGATGCATTGGGGAGATTTATGATGAGGCTACAGCTGAGGCAATCCGTATCCAGTACGGCGGCTCTGTATCCGCATCCTCCGCTCCGGAGCTTTTCGAACAGCCGGATATCGATGGAGGACTGGTAGGCGGCGCTTCCTTAAAGCCTGACTTTGGCAAGATTGTAAATTACAACAAGTAA